A window from Candidatus Arthromitus sp. SFB-rat-Yit encodes these proteins:
- a CDS encoding radical SAM protein encodes MKRYSVISEKNKREIVLLRGSGCIYKKCTFCDYYLDMSNDFHENFLLNKSVIDNVTGEYDALEVINSGSVFELDKKTIDLIKSVCNEKGISTIHFESHYIYRKRIPKLKEEFSEFNLKMKLGLETFDYDFRENIFNKGIHDKDPKIISEYFDEANFLFGISGQTINSMMNDIELGLENFERICVNIMCKNSSTITPDKEVIEKFMEKIYPKYKEDYRLDILINNTGFGVGD; translated from the coding sequence ATGAAAAGATATAGTGTTATTAGTGAAAAGAATAAGAGGGAAATAGTTCTTCTTCGAGGATCAGGTTGTATTTATAAGAAATGCACATTTTGTGATTATTATTTGGATATGTCTAATGATTTTCACGAAAATTTTTTATTAAATAAGTCAGTAATTGATAATGTTACTGGAGAGTATGATGCATTGGAAGTTATTAATTCTGGATCAGTATTTGAACTTGATAAAAAAACGATAGATCTTATTAAGAGCGTGTGTAATGAAAAAGGAATTTCAACTATTCATTTTGAAAGCCATTATATTTATAGAAAAAGAATTCCAAAACTCAAGGAAGAGTTTTCTGAATTTAATTTAAAAATGAAACTTGGACTCGAAACGTTTGATTATGATTTTAGGGAAAATATTTTTAATAAGGGAATACATGATAAGGATCCTAAAATCATATCAGAATATTTTGATGAAGCAAATTTTCTTTTTGGTATAAGTGGACAAACCATAAATAGTATGATGAACGATATAGAATTGGGTCTTGAAAATTTTGAAAGAATTTGTGTAAATATAATGTGTAAAAATAGTTCAACAATTACTCCAGATAAAGAGGTTATAGAGAAATTTATGGAAAAAATCTATCCAAAATATAAAGAAGATTATAGATTAGATATTCTGATTAATAATACTGGATTTGGGGTAGGTGATTAA
- a CDS encoding ABC transporter permease → MKKRYLILILILIVLSLTSLFLGAKNITLSEILKGDIDSIRIFLISRLPRLISILIAGVVMSVCGLIMQQISQNKFVSPTTGATIDSAQLGIMVAIIIFPSASIMQKTIISFIFALIGTFIFIIFLRNLKIKNIVFVPLVGIIFGNIIGSVTTFLGYKFDLLQSVSSWLQGNFSMILKGNYELLYLSIPLVIITIVYANMFTVVGMGKDFATNLGLNYDKIVNIGVTIVALATVIVVVTAGSIPFIGLIVPNLVAMYKGDNVNKSLLDIALVGSIFILVCDVIGRVIIYPYELPIGVTVGVIGSVVFLCIVLRRNGRGK, encoded by the coding sequence ATGAAGAAGAGATATTTAATCTTAATACTGATTTTAATTGTTCTATCTTTGACATCGTTATTTTTAGGGGCTAAGAATATAACGTTATCAGAAATTTTGAAAGGGGACATTGATAGTATTAGGATTTTTTTGATAAGCAGACTGCCAAGGCTCATAAGCATTTTGATAGCAGGAGTTGTTATGAGTGTATGTGGACTTATCATGCAACAGATTAGTCAAAATAAATTTGTATCACCAACGACTGGGGCAACTATTGATTCGGCACAATTGGGCATAATGGTAGCCATAATTATATTTCCAAGTGCAAGTATAATGCAAAAAACAATTATATCTTTTATATTTGCCTTGATTGGAACATTTATATTCATAATATTTTTAAGAAACTTAAAGATAAAAAATATTGTATTTGTGCCACTAGTTGGAATTATTTTTGGAAATATTATTGGATCTGTGACCACTTTCTTAGGTTATAAATTTGATTTGCTACAGAGTGTCAGTTCTTGGCTACAAGGTAATTTTTCAATGATATTGAAAGGAAATTATGAACTTTTATATTTAAGTATTCCGCTTGTTATAATTACTATAGTTTATGCAAATATGTTTACTGTTGTAGGAATGGGAAAAGATTTTGCAACAAATTTGGGGCTTAACTATGACAAAATTGTTAATATAGGTGTTACTATAGTTGCATTAGCAACTGTTATAGTTGTTGTTACTGCTGGGAGTATACCTTTTATTGGTCTTATTGTACCGAATTTGGTTGCCATGTATAAAGGAGATAATGTTAATAAAAGCCTTTTGGACATCGCACTTGTTGGTTCTATTTTTATACTTGTATGTGACGTAATTGGACGAGTTATTATTTATCCGTATGAATTGCCAATAGGAGTTACTGTAGGTGTGATTGGGAGTGTAGTATTTCTTTGTATAGTGTTAAGGAGAAATGGGCGTGGGAAATAA
- a CDS encoding FecCD family ABC transporter permease, with amino-acid sequence MKINKKLISIIGFVLLIIGVLASINIGAKYIPIKEVFNSIFFYDGSVEAHLIRDVRLPRVISALLNGGILAVCGAMIQGVMRNPLADPSVIGITQGATLAISLSTLFPIGLGIYGNFFMALIGSAFSGIIILIIMKNSSLNHNISKVLLASTAMSTLFISIASIIALIKNRSQELAFWISGSFNQNGWVQVISLIIIGSIFCFISFLMIDNLNVLNLGDENAISLGVSPSKMRIKIISIIIPLCSICVSTAGNISFVGLLVPHIIRKLVGTNYKDILPLSFLFGSVLLIFSDIIARTVLSPYELPVGIFTSFIGIPIFLLLIRKEKV; translated from the coding sequence ATGAAAATTAATAAGAAATTAATTTCAATTATTGGATTTGTTTTACTAATTATAGGAGTATTAGCTTCAATTAACATTGGAGCTAAATATATTCCTATTAAAGAAGTGTTTAATTCTATATTTTTTTATGATGGATCTGTAGAAGCTCATCTTATACGAGATGTTAGATTACCTAGAGTTATTTCAGCATTATTAAATGGTGGAATTCTTGCAGTATGTGGAGCAATGATTCAAGGAGTTATGCGTAATCCTTTAGCTGACCCTTCTGTAATTGGTATAACTCAAGGAGCTACTTTAGCCATATCCCTATCTACACTTTTTCCAATAGGTCTTGGAATCTATGGAAATTTTTTTATGGCACTTATAGGTTCTGCGTTTAGTGGTATAATAATTTTGATAATTATGAAGAATTCTTCATTAAACCATAACATATCTAAAGTACTTCTTGCTAGCACTGCAATGAGTACACTTTTCATATCTATTGCATCAATAATTGCTCTAATTAAAAATAGATCTCAAGAATTGGCATTTTGGATTTCTGGAAGTTTTAATCAAAATGGGTGGGTTCAAGTTATTTCACTAATAATAATAGGATCTATATTTTGTTTTATATCTTTCTTGATGATCGATAATCTTAATGTTTTAAATTTAGGAGATGAAAATGCAATAAGTCTTGGTGTTTCTCCATCTAAAATGCGTATAAAAATTATTTCTATAATAATTCCCCTTTGCTCAATTTGTGTTTCAACAGCTGGAAATATTAGTTTCGTTGGACTTCTTGTTCCTCACATAATTAGAAAATTAGTTGGTACGAACTACAAAGATATACTCCCTCTTTCATTTTTATTTGGAAGTGTTCTGCTTATCTTTAGTGATATAATAGCAAGAACAGTTTTATCTCCATATGAACTTCCTGTTGGCATATTTACATCTTTTATTGGGATTCCAATATTTTTATTATTAATTAGAAAGGAGAAGGTATAA
- a CDS encoding iron chelate uptake ABC transporter family permease subunit: MGVGNKCVNKDKYFQKTIVLLTIFISIVCLLYLFMNIRKGNFEYSLSQRIPKLIAIVLTGALISFSTILFQTITNNRLLTPNVMGLDSFYVLIQTVIVYVFGSTHIFISNKKINFMICIVMMVLISTVLYSTLMKKNRTNIILIVLVGVILGTLFGSLSKFMQIMIDPNEYLTLQNKLFASFNNINENILVISVIMIVITLIFTFKDFKYLDVMSLGRDHAINLGVEYDRLTKKFFIVVSILISISTALVGPITFLGLLVVNATKQIVKSYKHSHIVAIGNLLSVFVLLFGQLLLERVLKISTPVSVIINLIGGIYFMYLLLRESKVC, translated from the coding sequence ATGGGCGTGGGAAATAAATGTGTTAATAAAGATAAATATTTTCAAAAAACTATAGTTTTGCTTACGATTTTCATATCAATAGTTTGTTTACTATATTTATTTATGAATATAAGAAAAGGAAATTTTGAATATTCATTATCCCAACGTATTCCTAAATTAATTGCAATTGTATTGACGGGGGCTTTAATATCCTTTTCTACGATATTGTTTCAAACGATTACAAACAATCGTCTTTTGACACCAAATGTAATGGGACTTGATTCTTTTTACGTGCTTATCCAAACAGTAATTGTTTATGTATTTGGCTCAACGCATATATTCATAAGTAATAAGAAAATTAATTTTATGATCTGTATAGTAATGATGGTTTTAATATCTACGGTTTTGTATTCTACACTGATGAAGAAAAATAGAACCAATATTATTTTGATTGTATTAGTTGGTGTTATATTGGGAACTCTTTTTGGAAGTCTTTCAAAATTTATGCAAATAATGATTGATCCTAACGAGTATTTAACACTTCAAAATAAATTGTTTGCTAGCTTTAATAATATAAATGAAAATATTTTAGTTATATCAGTGATAATGATAGTCATTACATTAATATTTACATTTAAGGATTTTAAATATTTGGATGTAATGAGTTTAGGTAGAGATCATGCTATAAATTTGGGAGTTGAGTATGATAGATTAACTAAAAAGTTTTTTATTGTAGTTTCTATTTTGATATCAATATCTACAGCTTTGGTTGGACCTATTACATTTCTAGGTTTGCTTGTTGTTAATGCAACTAAGCAGATTGTGAAGAGCTATAAACACTCTCATATAGTTGCGATAGGGAATCTATTATCAGTTTTTGTATTGTTATTTGGTCAATTGTTACTTGAGAGGGTTTTAAAAATATCTACTCCTGTAAGTGTAATTATAAATTTGATCGGGGGTATTTATTTTATGTATTTGTTGTTAAGGGAGAGTAAAGTATGTTAA
- a CDS encoding ABC transporter substrate-binding protein: protein MKIFSIFKTALICILAVVIVGCTSSNKNANSDNSSNNTSVEMITVKDSIGDVQIPKNPMRIVDLSGNSDILSILGYSVVGTANSDAYDYTKFPSYLEETLKGAKILGYSLQDTVDIEGILNLNPDLIIISKTQEKMYDQLKSIAPTIMIELEQIDWKKDILKIASILNKEDIANKWLEDYKSNAIQKGNEIKEKYGNNSTYLSILASGGQIFVFDSAGIGGILYEDMKLNKPANLPVQNNISLPVINYEGLLEINSDYLILIGTDEDINSLKQSPIYKNLNAVKNNKVIELPSSPYFNMVYSSIGKNLFVNQFVTLLGN, encoded by the coding sequence ATGAAAATTTTTTCAATTTTCAAAACTGCACTAATATGTATCTTAGCTGTAGTTATTGTTGGATGTACATCATCAAACAAAAATGCTAATAGTGATAATTCTTCAAATAATACATCTGTGGAAATGATAACCGTTAAAGACTCAATTGGAGATGTACAAATACCTAAAAATCCTATGCGTATTGTAGATTTAAGTGGTAACAGCGATATACTAAGCATTCTTGGTTACTCTGTTGTAGGTACTGCAAATTCTGATGCTTATGACTACACTAAATTCCCATCATATTTGGAAGAAACTCTAAAAGGAGCTAAAATTTTAGGATATAGTTTGCAGGATACTGTAGATATTGAAGGTATTTTGAATCTTAATCCTGATTTAATTATAATTTCAAAAACGCAAGAAAAGATGTATGACCAATTGAAAAGTATAGCTCCGACGATAATGATAGAACTTGAACAAATAGATTGGAAAAAAGATATACTTAAAATTGCATCCATATTAAATAAAGAAGATATTGCAAACAAATGGCTTGAAGATTATAAATCAAATGCCATACAAAAAGGAAATGAAATAAAAGAAAAATACGGAAATAACTCAACTTATCTCTCAATACTTGCAAGTGGTGGACAAATATTTGTATTCGACTCTGCTGGAATCGGCGGAATATTGTACGAAGATATGAAATTAAATAAACCTGCTAATCTTCCTGTTCAAAACAACATAAGTCTTCCTGTTATAAACTACGAGGGATTGCTTGAGATAAATTCAGATTATTTAATTCTAATAGGAACTGATGAAGATATAAATTCACTAAAACAAAGTCCTATTTACAAAAATTTAAATGCAGTTAAAAATAATAAAGTTATAGAATTACCATCAAGCCCATACTTCAATATGGTTTATAGTTCTATTGGTAAAAATTTATTTGTAAATCAATTTGTTACTTTATTGGGGAATTAA
- a CDS encoding queuosine precursor transporter translates to MNEILLIISLFFIYGMVLITYRYFGKSGLYVMIGVVTILANIEVVLLVDAFGMEQTLGNILFASTFLITDILSECEGKKSANKSVFISIIMMIFFLVISQSWIYYTPSVNDMKMDSIRNIFTSVPRVIFSSLSVYAISQFVDVWLYHKWWDFTSKKIGNKDKFLWVRNNGSTLISQIFNTVLFTLFAFGGVYDVNVIVSMILSSYIIFVITSVMDTPFVYIARKIKKGKSNQI, encoded by the coding sequence ATGAATGAAATTCTACTTATTATATCATTATTTTTTATATATGGAATGGTTCTTATTACATATAGATATTTTGGGAAAAGTGGACTCTATGTAATGATTGGAGTTGTAACTATCCTTGCAAATATTGAGGTTGTACTTCTTGTAGATGCTTTTGGAATGGAACAAACCCTTGGTAATATACTTTTTGCATCGACCTTCTTAATAACAGATATTTTATCTGAATGTGAAGGCAAGAAGAGTGCAAATAAATCTGTATTTATTAGTATAATTATGATGATATTTTTTCTAGTTATATCCCAGAGTTGGATATATTATACTCCAAGTGTCAATGATATGAAGATGGATTCTATTAGAAATATTTTTACGAGTGTTCCGAGAGTGATTTTTTCGTCATTAAGTGTTTATGCTATAAGTCAGTTTGTGGATGTTTGGTTATATCATAAATGGTGGGATTTTACGTCAAAAAAAATCGGAAATAAAGATAAATTTTTATGGGTTAGAAATAATGGATCTACTCTTATAAGTCAAATTTTTAATACGGTTCTTTTTACATTGTTTGCTTTTGGTGGAGTGTATGATGTTAATGTAATTGTTTCTATGATTTTATCAAGTTATATAATTTTTGTAATTACTTCTGTGATGGATACGCCGTTTGTTTATATTGCAAGGAAAATTAAAAAAGGAAAGAGCAATCAGATTTGA
- a CDS encoding HNH endonuclease family protein — MFSNLHREIMRYNDSSCKNYLEKFKYVLLSKNGRASFPSNREFRKKFMEKQVYNMTSKNKIYILERFENYKTKECKDVYEKYDKGIYSIEHIMPKELTPAWIKDLGDNYREIHETWLHRIGNLTLTAYNSRYSNKTFKEKKTMENGFEDSGIRMNNYIAKNEKWTSAEIEERSKYLINQAIKIWMLPSSGFEPEKKQADVYSLIDEDIDFSGKKIKCFSFRNAEYTVTSWIEMFQKVLQILYIEDRSVITKFATSSNYGMESYFSFNKSDFINSVEIYDGIYVNSCTSTEKKLFILRNIFKSYDVDFNDLIFYTNKEK; from the coding sequence ATGTTTTCAAATCTTCATCGTGAAATTATGAGATATAATGATAGTTCTTGTAAAAATTATCTCGAGAAGTTTAAATATGTACTTTTATCTAAAAATGGAAGGGCATCTTTTCCAAGTAATCGAGAATTTAGGAAAAAATTTATGGAAAAACAAGTTTATAATATGACTTCTAAAAATAAAATCTATATTTTAGAGCGTTTTGAAAATTATAAAACAAAAGAATGTAAGGATGTATATGAAAAATATGATAAGGGAATTTATTCAATTGAACATATTATGCCTAAAGAGTTGACACCAGCATGGATAAAAGATTTAGGAGATAATTATAGAGAAATTCATGAAACGTGGTTACATAGAATTGGGAATCTTACATTAACTGCTTATAATTCAAGATATAGTAATAAGACTTTTAAAGAAAAGAAAACTATGGAAAATGGTTTTGAAGATAGTGGTATTCGTATGAATAATTATATTGCAAAAAATGAAAAGTGGACAAGTGCAGAAATTGAAGAGCGTAGTAAATATCTTATTAACCAAGCTATTAAAATATGGATGTTACCATCAAGTGGATTTGAACCTGAGAAGAAGCAAGCAGATGTTTATTCGCTTATTGATGAAGATATTGATTTTAGTGGAAAGAAAATTAAGTGTTTCAGTTTTAGGAATGCAGAGTATACAGTAACATCATGGATAGAAATGTTTCAAAAAGTATTGCAAATACTTTATATTGAGGATAGGAGTGTTATAACAAAATTTGCAACATCTTCAAATTATGGTATGGAATCTTATTTTAGTTTTAATAAATCTGACTTTATTAATAGTGTTGAGATCTATGATGGGATATATGTAAATTCATGTACAAGTACAGAGAAAAAGTTATTTATATTAAGAAATATATTTAAATCATATGATGTTGATTTTAACGATTTAATTTTCTATACTAATAAAGAAAAATAA
- a CDS encoding ABC transporter ATP-binding protein — protein MGIKTQNLQINYDEKIIIPSLNLEIPENKVTILIGPNGCGKSTLLKSIMRIIPIKNGKIFLNDKDMKSLSQKEIANKISILPQTPIVPDGIDVKNLISYGRFPHKKSLSGLNKEDYEIINWAMEKTNILNIKDSIVSELSGGQRQRVWISLALAQKTDMIILDEPTTYLDMSHQLEVLELLQDLNRKDKTTIIMVIHELNHATKFADNIIGMKNGNAIFQGNPSDVITRENLRLLYEIDATLIKNEEKGYPICVDYSIIDEK, from the coding sequence ATGGGAATAAAAACTCAAAATCTTCAAATCAATTATGATGAAAAAATTATAATTCCTTCTTTAAATCTTGAAATACCTGAAAATAAAGTAACTATATTAATCGGTCCAAATGGATGTGGTAAATCTACACTCTTAAAATCGATTATGAGAATCATACCAATAAAAAATGGAAAGATTTTTCTAAATGATAAAGATATGAAATCTTTATCGCAAAAAGAAATTGCTAATAAAATTTCCATACTGCCACAAACTCCTATTGTACCTGATGGTATAGATGTTAAAAATTTAATTTCTTATGGTAGATTCCCTCATAAAAAATCACTTTCTGGTTTAAACAAGGAAGATTATGAAATAATTAATTGGGCAATGGAAAAAACAAATATATTAAATATAAAAGATAGCATAGTTTCAGAATTATCAGGAGGTCAACGTCAACGTGTTTGGATATCACTCGCATTAGCTCAAAAAACAGATATGATAATATTAGATGAACCAACAACATACTTAGATATGTCACATCAGCTTGAAGTACTAGAACTACTTCAAGATCTAAATAGAAAAGATAAAACAACAATAATAATGGTAATTCATGAATTAAATCACGCAACTAAATTTGCCGATAACATTATAGGTATGAAAAATGGTAATGCTATTTTTCAAGGTAATCCTTCAGATGTAATAACTAGGGAAAATTTAAGATTACTTTATGAAATAGATGCTACTTTGATAAAAAATGAAGAGAAAGGATATCCAATTTGTGTGGATTACTCGATAATAGATGAGAAATAA
- a CDS encoding FecCD family ABC transporter permease has translation MKKSSLFFLISSIILILSILLYLNLGSFKITITDIFKTFLGQGTSSQNFAIFNLRLPRVILAIIVAFSLSISGVIFQTTTKNPLAEPGIIGINSGAALFVILLISSNTTSYYSKLPISTILLIPLVAITGAMFSMILIYVFAYKKQFKPIKFILTGIAINTGFSAIISFYQLSVSKGDYNQVLTWICGSLWGSNWNYIILTLPFILILTIIALIKGKTLDILTLGDELSYGVGVNVKKEMALFIFIASLLAAIATSVAGNIAFLGFIAPHISKSIIGYSHRKIILLSGIIGSIILVLSDALAKNLFSPIEIPVGIIVSILSVPYFIFLIIKDRRFK, from the coding sequence ATGAAGAAGAGCTCATTATTTTTTTTAATCTCATCAATAATACTTATCTTATCTATTCTCCTTTATTTAAATCTTGGAAGTTTCAAAATTACCATAACTGACATATTTAAAACTTTTTTAGGTCAAGGAACAAGCTCACAAAACTTTGCAATATTTAATTTGAGATTACCAAGAGTTATACTAGCTATTATCGTTGCCTTTTCTTTAAGTATATCTGGCGTAATATTTCAAACAACAACAAAAAATCCTTTAGCAGAACCTGGTATAATAGGAATAAATTCTGGAGCTGCACTATTTGTTATTTTATTGATTTCATCTAACACAACTTCATACTACTCAAAATTACCAATATCAACTATCCTATTAATACCACTTGTTGCAATAACAGGTGCAATGTTTTCAATGATTCTGATTTATGTATTTGCATATAAAAAACAATTTAAACCAATAAAATTTATTTTAACTGGAATTGCAATAAATACAGGATTTTCTGCAATAATTTCATTTTATCAACTTAGCGTTTCAAAAGGAGATTATAATCAGGTTTTAACTTGGATTTGCGGAAGTCTTTGGGGAAGCAATTGGAACTATATAATATTAACACTTCCATTTATTTTAATTTTAACAATCATCGCACTGATTAAAGGTAAAACGCTTGATATATTAACTCTTGGCGATGAACTATCTTATGGAGTTGGTGTAAATGTTAAAAAAGAAATGGCATTGTTCATATTTATTGCATCACTTCTTGCTGCTATCGCAACATCAGTTGCAGGAAATATTGCTTTCTTAGGATTTATAGCACCCCATATATCAAAAAGTATAATCGGATATTCTCACCGAAAAATAATTTTGCTATCTGGAATAATAGGATCAATAATTTTGGTTTTGTCCGATGCCCTAGCCAAAAATTTATTTTCCCCAATTGAAATTCCCGTTGGAATAATTGTGTCTATTTTATCTGTTCCATATTTTATATTCTTAATTATAAAAGATAGGAGGTTTAAATAA
- a CDS encoding MFS transporter encodes MRNNRNFKLILIGQIISLFGNAIQRFALSLYILDITGNSSIYANILALSIVPYIILAPIAGNIADNYNKKYMMILLDIIAGILMIICFILFIFKLDSTFLIAIVMLLLSTISVCYEPVVTSSIPQTVDIDYLQKANSYISQSGSWANILGPILGGILYGFLGIKLILIINGLSFLISAILECFIKFPKHQNTTYKSLNPLSAFIHMKNTLKTLSKNYKIILGIILSYGLYNISIVPIISVLFPTIINLNFNMPPQVYGILESIIASGLLISGVLINLKSNLFKFKTHYKWNYLMPLSMFLVGTLLIISNNINLSMLGITIGGFIIMFCLGIGNIITLTYIQTVVPKNILGSVSALSTAIATASIPIGQVSFGYLIRGNLNIGLILVLSSIIAFFVCSFVKLNIKNNYYLKK; translated from the coding sequence ATGAGAAATAATAGAAATTTTAAACTAATTTTAATAGGGCAAATTATAAGTTTATTTGGGAATGCCATACAAAGATTTGCATTATCTCTTTATATATTAGACATAACCGGGAATTCATCTATTTATGCAAATATATTGGCATTATCCATTGTACCTTACATAATTTTAGCACCAATTGCAGGTAACATAGCAGATAATTATAACAAAAAATATATGATGATACTCCTTGATATAATAGCAGGAATTCTTATGATAATTTGTTTTATACTCTTTATATTTAAACTAGACTCCACGTTTCTTATAGCCATTGTCATGCTTTTATTATCTACTATATCTGTGTGCTACGAACCGGTTGTAACATCTTCAATACCTCAAACTGTAGATATTGATTATCTTCAAAAGGCAAATAGCTACATAAGTCAATCAGGATCATGGGCAAATATTTTAGGTCCAATACTTGGTGGAATTCTCTACGGATTTTTAGGCATAAAACTCATACTCATAATAAATGGATTAAGCTTTCTAATATCTGCTATACTAGAATGCTTTATAAAATTTCCTAAACATCAAAATACAACATATAAATCATTAAATCCCCTTTCAGCATTTATTCATATGAAAAATACATTAAAAACACTCTCAAAAAATTATAAAATTATTTTAGGAATCATTTTATCTTATGGATTGTATAACATTTCAATAGTGCCAATAATTTCTGTGTTGTTCCCAACAATAATAAATTTAAATTTTAATATGCCTCCACAAGTATACGGAATATTAGAAAGCATAATAGCAAGTGGTTTACTTATAAGTGGAGTTTTAATAAATCTAAAATCAAATTTATTTAAATTCAAAACTCATTATAAATGGAATTATCTTATGCCATTATCTATGTTCCTTGTTGGAACCCTTTTAATAATCTCAAATAATATAAATCTATCTATGCTCGGAATAACAATAGGCGGATTTATTATTATGTTTTGCCTCGGCATAGGAAACATTATAACTCTTACATACATACAAACTGTTGTACCTAAAAATATATTAGGAAGTGTAAGTGCATTATCTACTGCTATTGCAACCGCATCAATTCCAATTGGACAAGTATCTTTTGGATACCTTATTCGTGGAAATTTAAATATCGGATTAATTTTGGTATTATCTTCTATAATAGCCTTTTTTGTATGCAGTTTTGTAAAATTAAATATTAAAAATAATTATTACCTCAAAAAATAG
- a CDS encoding iron ABC transporter ATP-binding protein: protein MLKIRDVSKSYGSNRVVNNVSLDIEKGKLTSFVGPNGAGKSTLLSIIVGLLEKESGEIYLDDRDINSYKKDELSKKISILRQSNNLNIRLTIRDLVSFGRFPYSKGRLTRDDEKFIDDALEYMKLCDIQDKFLDEISGGQRQRAFIAMVIAQATEYIFLDEPLNNLDMSNSVQMMKVLRKLCDDLGKTIVVVMHDINFASCYSDYVVAFKDGIVYKEGKTSDIIDESVLEEIYQIKFDVKNINGNKISIYY, encoded by the coding sequence ATGTTAAAAATCAGAGATGTTTCTAAGTCTTATGGAAGTAACCGAGTAGTCAATAATGTTTCTCTTGATATAGAGAAAGGTAAGCTAACATCTTTTGTTGGACCTAACGGGGCAGGTAAGAGTACCCTCTTATCAATAATAGTTGGATTGCTTGAAAAAGAGAGTGGAGAAATTTATTTAGATGATAGGGATATCAATAGTTATAAAAAAGATGAGTTATCTAAAAAGATATCCATACTTAGACAATCAAATAATTTAAATATCAGGTTGACTATACGTGACCTAGTTAGTTTCGGTAGGTTTCCATATTCTAAGGGTAGATTGACTAGAGATGATGAAAAGTTTATTGATGATGCTCTTGAATATATGAAACTTTGTGATATACAAGATAAGTTTTTAGATGAGATAAGTGGTGGACAAAGACAAAGAGCTTTTATTGCTATGGTCATTGCTCAAGCAACTGAATATATTTTTCTTGATGAGCCTTTAAATAATTTGGATATGAGTAATTCGGTTCAGATGATGAAAGTTTTAAGAAAACTTTGTGATGATTTGGGAAAGACAATAGTTGTTGTTATGCATGATATAAATTTTGCTTCTTGTTATTCAGATTATGTTGTTGCCTTTAAGGATGGAATAGTATACAAAGAGGGAAAAACGAGTGACATAATAGATGAAAGTGTATTGGAAGAGATATACCAAATTAAGTTTGATGTTAAAAATATAAATGGTAATAAAATTAGTATTTATTATTAA